Proteins from a genomic interval of Treponema brennaborense DSM 12168:
- a CDS encoding IS256 family transposase, translating to MENILQWNLEKSTTASADFFENLVRESARKMLAAALESEVDQFIQKHQHKLDADGHRTVVRNGYMPEREIQATCGTIKVRQPRIDDRALPGPERFTSAILPRFMRKTPTLENVIPTLYLKGISTNKFQDALTAIFGEGAKGFSPATITRLKEVWRKEYNEWAHRRLDGKEYVYVWADGVYCNARLDDQKLCLLVIIGVTVDGKKELVAVHQGVRESEESWLEVLRDLKFRGLTAAPKLAICDGALGFQNAVDKVWGQMKIQRCWFHKTGNVLDKMPDCVQPAAKKKLQDIFLADTKQHAQDAYRHFIDTYELKYPKATECLAKDYDDLFRFYDYPAEHWVHIRTSNPIESMFATVRLRHRSTKGNGSADATLAMVFKLCKEAEKNWRRLKGFEKLQLVKEDKTFVDGILQIAA from the coding sequence ATGGAAAATATTTTACAGTGGAATTTGGAAAAAAGCACTACAGCAAGTGCAGATTTTTTTGAAAATCTTGTCCGGGAATCGGCAAGAAAGATGCTCGCGGCGGCATTGGAAAGCGAAGTTGACCAGTTCATCCAGAAACATCAGCATAAGCTGGATGCAGACGGACATAGGACGGTGGTCAGAAACGGCTATATGCCGGAACGTGAAATTCAGGCGACATGCGGAACAATCAAAGTCCGCCAGCCTCGCATTGACGACCGTGCTCTTCCTGGTCCAGAGCGTTTTACAAGTGCGATTCTTCCCAGGTTCATGCGGAAAACACCGACACTTGAGAACGTGATTCCAACGCTGTACCTGAAAGGAATCTCCACAAACAAGTTTCAGGATGCGCTAACGGCGATTTTCGGAGAAGGCGCGAAAGGCTTTTCTCCGGCAACAATAACAAGACTCAAGGAGGTCTGGCGGAAAGAATATAACGAATGGGCACACAGAAGGCTTGACGGAAAAGAATACGTATATGTGTGGGCTGACGGTGTCTACTGCAATGCCCGGCTTGATGACCAGAAACTCTGTCTCCTTGTAATAATTGGAGTTACAGTAGACGGAAAGAAGGAGCTTGTGGCAGTTCATCAGGGAGTGCGTGAAAGTGAGGAATCCTGGCTTGAGGTTCTGCGCGACTTGAAATTCCGCGGACTTACGGCAGCTCCAAAACTTGCAATATGTGACGGAGCGCTTGGATTTCAAAATGCAGTGGATAAAGTCTGGGGTCAGATGAAAATCCAGCGATGCTGGTTTCACAAGACGGGCAATGTGCTGGACAAAATGCCGGACTGCGTTCAGCCGGCGGCTAAAAAGAAACTTCAGGATATTTTTCTTGCAGACACAAAACAGCACGCACAGGATGCCTATCGGCATTTCATTGATACGTATGAGCTGAAATATCCGAAAGCAACGGAGTGCCTTGCAAAAGATTACGATGACCTGTTCAGGTTCTATGATTATCCGGCAGAGCACTGGGTTCATATCAGGACTTCAAACCCGATTGAATCGATGTTCGCAACGGTAAGGCTAAGGCACAGGTCAACTAAAGGAAATGGTTCTGCGGATGCCACGCTCGCAATGGTGTTTAAGCTCTGCAAGGAAGCTGAAAAGAACTGGAGACGGCTCAAAGGTTTTGAAAAGCTCCAGCTGGTCAAAGAAGATAAAACTTTTGTAGATGGAATCTTACAGATTGCAGCCTAA
- a CDS encoding HipA family kinase: MTFMKLEDITVLKFDLNEKHYEILRPDLLPLTLRGSLVDTTRTVKADMSSIWFNNQELISTFFYNRSLSVKRENAKYIMNQLHIRQNNDFESRYKAMMLCKALSVADNYWITDSETESWADVNLQDNPLHETLQQIALFGKSLPITGKIRSPEVTGQGAYAKAWYRENGSLYLYKADSPGGNECRREVLASDILDCFNVPHVKYTLGKKEDRVVCACQNMNFDNTSIVDSIELDIWASRNGKDFFSEAKRIDSEMFYKTIVADYLIANSDRHGGNWGFYMNNQMGSLVCMHPLFDHNNAFDEAFMKDPDGGICQLLPGKTQREAALYAISRCDFRCIKPVSRKLFFDEKMYITFMARACELGLYKQQRLSVFDRMFSSGKEAYVPVEIKEDNTVDFWSKAKFLLQRRNNPAHGCENGMPENQSTN; this comes from the coding sequence ATGACTTTCATGAAGCTGGAGGATATTACAGTCCTGAAATTTGATTTGAATGAGAAACACTATGAAATTCTCCGACCGGATTTATTGCCGCTTACTCTGCGCGGCAGCCTGGTTGATACGACAAGGACTGTAAAAGCAGATATGTCCAGTATATGGTTCAACAACCAGGAGCTGATTTCGACATTCTTCTATAACAGAAGCCTGAGCGTCAAAAGAGAGAATGCGAAGTACATCATGAACCAGCTTCATATTAGGCAGAACAATGATTTTGAGAGCCGGTACAAGGCCATGATGCTGTGCAAAGCGCTTTCTGTTGCAGACAATTACTGGATAACTGATTCAGAGACGGAAAGCTGGGCTGATGTGAATTTACAGGACAATCCTCTGCACGAGACGCTTCAGCAGATTGCGCTTTTCGGAAAGTCCCTGCCAATTACAGGAAAAATCAGGAGTCCTGAGGTAACCGGTCAGGGAGCCTATGCGAAGGCCTGGTATAGGGAGAACGGGAGCCTGTATCTGTATAAGGCCGATTCGCCCGGCGGAAACGAATGTCGCAGGGAAGTTCTTGCAAGTGACATTCTGGACTGTTTCAATGTTCCCCACGTCAAATACACACTCGGAAAGAAAGAGGACAGAGTTGTATGCGCTTGTCAGAATATGAATTTTGACAATACGAGCATCGTGGACTCCATCGAGCTTGACATCTGGGCTTCTCGGAACGGTAAGGACTTTTTCTCCGAGGCGAAGAGAATCGACAGTGAGATGTTCTATAAGACAATCGTTGCGGATTATCTGATTGCGAACAGCGACAGGCATGGCGGCAACTGGGGCTTCTATATGAACAACCAGATGGGCAGCCTTGTCTGCATGCACCCGCTTTTCGACCATAACAATGCCTTTGACGAGGCCTTTATGAAAGATCCGGACGGCGGCATATGCCAGCTGCTTCCTGGAAAAACCCAGAGAGAAGCCGCTTTGTATGCCATAAGCCGCTGTGATTTCAGGTGCATAAAGCCGGTTTCAAGGAAGCTGTTCTTCGATGAGAAGATGTATATTACGTTCATGGCGAGAGCCTGCGAGCTTGGATTGTATAAACAGCAGCGGCTGTCCGTATTTGACAGGATGTTCTCATCAGGAAAGGAGGCGTATGTTCCCGTTGAGATAAAAGAGGATAATACTGTCGACTTCTGGAGTAAGGCAAAGTTCCTGTTGCAGAGAAGAAACAATCCTGCGCATGGATGCGAGAACGGAATGCCAGAAAATCAAAGCACAAATTGA
- a CDS encoding SH3 domain-containing protein, protein MVNKKLLFCVFQVLSSIYMFSNPVLDGTWIDSLSYIWHLKSPEKNENLLYEDYSWGKAKNEPNTTMDIDIANNMISDATLWGFSIRNIEYKGKSKIILNVSRYVEAINNYWDLELIIHFIDDDTFWIENEWLENNWDSFAGPNILRHRISGPAKIPLQNAILSDSRVRIRTKPNLQSDTWGFLNKGDRVEIKDKSDEPFEINGEKWYWYKVDAEGYPDGWVYGKYLDIEN, encoded by the coding sequence ATGGTAAATAAGAAATTATTGTTTTGTGTTTTTCAAGTTTTGTCGAGTATTTATATGTTTTCAAATCCAGTATTGGATGGCACTTGGATAGATTCATTGAGCTATATTTGGCACTTAAAATCTCCTGAGAAAAATGAAAATTTACTATATGAAGATTATTCATGGGGAAAAGCAAAAAACGAACCAAATACAACAATGGATATTGATATAGCCAATAATATGATTTCCGATGCCACTTTGTGGGGATTTTCAATTAGAAATATCGAATACAAAGGTAAAAGTAAAATTATATTGAATGTTTCAAGATATGTTGAAGCTATAAATAATTATTGGGATTTAGAGTTAATCATACATTTTATCGATGATGATACTTTTTGGATTGAAAATGAGTGGTTAGAAAATAATTGGGATAGTTTTGCAGGTCCAAATATATTACGTCATCGTATCTCAGGACCTGCAAAAATCCCGCTTCAAAACGCAATTCTCAGCGATAGTCGAGTGCGGATTAGGACAAAGCCGAATTTACAAAGCGATACATGGGGATTCCTGAATAAAGGTGATAGAGTCGAAATCAAAGACAAATCTGACGAACCTTTTGAAATTAACGGAGAAAAATGGTACTGGTATAAAGTTGACGCCGAGGGTTACCCTGACGGCTGGGTCTACGGTAAATATCTGGATATAGAAAACTGA
- a CDS encoding NADase-type glycan-binding domain-containing protein — translation MIIFLSPGNCIITQVFDNNKKVEFKYKSDEIQILNGFVDFRRMNLYLDNSRVKRVLIESENPKFSKEYNLEDIVKYNVIQLPEKTDKIRITIKDVYPGRKWDDTCISSILITNPDLPPREKQLEENMT, via the coding sequence ATTATTATTTTTCTTTCACCGGGGAATTGCATAATTACACAAGTTTTTGATAATAATAAAAAGGTTGAATTCAAATATAAATCTGATGAAATACAAATATTAAATGGATTTGTAGATTTTAGACGGATGAATCTATATCTTGATAATAGTAGAGTGAAAAGAGTACTAATAGAATCGGAAAATCCGAAGTTTTCAAAAGAATATAATTTAGAAGATATTGTAAAATATAATGTTATACAATTACCGGAAAAGACTGATAAAATTCGTATAACCATAAAAGATGTATATCCTGGGCGGAAATGGGATGATACATGTATTTCATCAATTTTAATTACAAACCCTGATTTACCACCACGAGAAAAACAACTTGAAGAAAATATGACATAA
- a CDS encoding SH3 domain-containing protein, giving the protein MKMKISLIIFCLLTVFINGESIWENATIIEEIFNVNHFTKSRVVFDFTPPNSRGLVASVVLDSRGFAELIYESSGYYINLSDIKIEDSYFTISFIKIWRGAEETNIGDRRKLYKYVVTVTKDDITDKNAWLIQIPNVTPVLKIEDSYNSVIKGDTFTVKKTTSVMETTSETSKALFVLEPTQSFDIIDAVEDSNVGNYFWLKIKYDDIVGYIPLDSLSDNWVVLENNLTKTVSTNGTINDSRVRVRSEPNLKCETLDYVNKGDSVKILDRSTDKQQIGDMNDYWYNVELQNGTKGWVYGAYIDSL; this is encoded by the coding sequence ATGAAGATGAAAATTAGCTTAATTATATTTTGTTTATTGACTGTATTTATTAATGGTGAAAGTATTTGGGAAAATGCAACAATTATTGAAGAAATTTTTAATGTAAATCACTTTACAAAGAGTAGAGTTGTGTTTGATTTTACACCGCCAAATTCAAGAGGTTTAGTAGCTTCTGTAGTTCTCGATTCTAGAGGGTTTGCAGAACTTATTTATGAAAGTTCTGGTTATTATATTAATTTAAGTGATATAAAAATTGAAGATAGTTATTTTACAATTTCTTTTATAAAAATATGGAGAGGAGCAGAAGAAACAAACATTGGTGATAGACGAAAACTGTATAAATATGTTGTAACTGTTACAAAAGATGATATAACTGATAAAAATGCTTGGTTAATACAAATTCCAAACGTCACACCAGTATTAAAAATAGAAGATTCCTATAATTCTGTAATAAAAGGTGATACATTTACTGTAAAAAAAACTACTTCAGTAATGGAAACAACATCTGAAACATCAAAAGCATTATTTGTTTTAGAACCAACACAGTCATTTGATATTATAGATGCAGTAGAAGACTCAAATGTAGGCAATTATTTTTGGCTGAAAATAAAATATGATGACATTGTAGGATATATTCCATTAGACTCATTATCTGACAATTGGGTAGTCCTAGAAAACAATCTCACAAAAACGGTTAGTACAAATGGAACTATTAACGACAGCCGAGTGCGAGTACGTTCAGAACCAAACTTAAAGTGTGAAACACTTGATTATGTAAACAAAGGGGACTCTGTAAAAATTCTGGACCGAAGTACCGACAAACAGCAAATAGGCGATATGAACGATTACTGGTACAATGTAGAATTGCAAAACGGCACAAAAGGCTGGGTCTACGGAGCCTATATTGATTCGTTGTAG
- a CDS encoding Rpn family recombination-promoting nuclease/putative transposase codes for MNADFPRWEDVTITNDFFFAYSMLHDTELCRLLLRTLLKLDAKEITYVNTQETLAAAPGSKSVRLDVLLETTGEIVNVEMQTTSEPNLFKRIRYYQSSIDIGTAQRGVDYDDLKKLYVLFICTKDPFGEGLPRYTLRTVCDEHTALDVRDERFAVVYNASAYENELDSETAAMLHYIAEGGTDTETAKSFAERVFKLKTDGAAKGVFMKYEIEIKRIRKEGFAEGLTEGESLGFAAGESSGMAKGEIRGMEKGRISGIAEEKYATAGNLLSMGVLTPEQIAAATELPLETVQELACREE; via the coding sequence ATGAACGCAGATTTTCCCCGCTGGGAAGACGTTACCATCACCAACGACTTCTTCTTCGCCTATTCGATGCTTCACGACACCGAACTGTGCCGTCTCCTTCTGCGCACCCTGCTCAAGCTGGACGCAAAAGAAATCACCTACGTCAACACGCAGGAAACGCTCGCCGCCGCACCCGGCTCCAAAAGCGTCCGCCTCGACGTGCTGCTCGAAACCACCGGTGAAATCGTCAACGTCGAAATGCAGACGACCTCCGAGCCGAACCTGTTCAAACGGATCCGCTATTACCAAAGCTCCATCGACATCGGCACCGCACAGCGTGGCGTTGATTACGACGACCTGAAAAAGCTGTACGTTCTGTTCATCTGCACGAAGGATCCGTTTGGCGAAGGGCTGCCGCGCTACACGCTCAGAACCGTCTGCGACGAGCACACTGCGCTCGACGTCCGGGACGAACGGTTTGCCGTCGTTTACAATGCCTCAGCGTATGAAAACGAGCTTGATTCTGAAACGGCGGCCATGTTACACTACATAGCGGAAGGCGGAACGGACACGGAGACGGCGAAGAGCTTTGCCGAGCGGGTGTTCAAGCTGAAAACCGACGGTGCCGCCAAGGGGGTGTTCATGAAGTACGAGATAGAAATCAAACGCATCCGTAAGGAAGGCTTTGCCGAGGGCCTTACAGAAGGCGAATCCCTCGGTTTTGCAGCGGGCGAATCGAGCGGTATGGCTAAGGGCGAAATACGCGGCATGGAAAAAGGCAGAATCAGCGGTATTGCGGAAGAAAAATACGCTACGGCCGGCAATCTCCTGTCTATGGGCGTACTTACGCCGGAGCAGATTGCTGCCGCGACGGAACTCCCGTTGGAAACCGTGCAGGAGCTCGCTTGCCGGGAAGAATAA